The sequence TAGAAAGGTTCGTTACACCCCTCATCCGGGGCTCAGGGCGCGTGTGCGGCGCGCCCGGCGTCCGAAACCTCCCCGCGCGCGGCGGTCATCCGCCGTGCAGGGCGCGGACGCGGTGCCCGCCCACCCCTCAACCAGGGGGTGGCCACCCTCAACAGAATTTCGATTAAAGGGGTAAGACAAGTGGCAGCGGAGATCGTCAATCCTCGCAGCGACAGCAATACCGGCGCGGGCGCGGGCAGTGCGCCCGACGATGCTTTCGACCCGGCCTTCGCGCTGCATCGCGGCGGCAAGATGGCCATCCAGGCGACCGTGCCGGTCCGCGACAAGGACGACCTGTCCCTCGCGTACACGCCGGGTGTCGCCAAGGTGTGCAGCGCCATCGCCGAGCAGCCCGAGCTCGTCTACGACTACACCTGGAAGTCCCAGGTCGTCGCCGTGGTCACGGACGGCACCGCGGTGCTGGGCCTCGGTGACATCGGCCCGGAGGCCTCGCTCCCCGTGATGGAGGGCAAGGCCATCCTCTTCAAGCAGTTCGGCGGCGTCGACGCGGTGCCGATCGCGCTCGGCACCACCGACACCGACGAGATCATCGAGACCGTCGTCCGTATGGCCCCGTCCTTCGGCGGGGTCAATCTGGAGGACATCTCGGCGCCGCGGTGCTTCGAGATCGAGCGCCGGCTCCAGGAGCGGCTGGACATCCCGGTCTTCCACGACGACCAGCACGGCACCGCCGTGGTCACGCTGGCCGCGCTGCGCAACGCCGCCAAGCTCACCGACCGCTCGCTCGGCCAGCTGCGTGCGGTCATCTCGGGCGCCGGCGCGGCAGGCGTCGCCATCGCCAAGATCCTCATCGAGGCGGGCATCGGCGACGTCGCGGTCTGCGACCGCAAGGGCATCGTCTCCACCGACCGCGGCGACCTCACGGACGTCAAGCGCGATGTGGCCGGCTTCACCAACAAGGGCCGGCTGACCGGGTCGCTGGAGGACGCGCTGGACGGCGCCGATGTCTTCATCGGGGTCTCCGGCGGCACGGTGCCGGAGGAGGCGGTGGCCAAGATGGCGAAGGACTCGCTGATCTTCGCGATGGCCAACCCCACCCCGGAGATCCACCCGGAGGTCGCGCACAAGTACGCGGCCGTGGTGGCCACCGGGCGCAGCGACTACCCCAACCAGATCAACAACGTGCTGGCCTTCCCCGGCATCTTCGCCGGTGCCATGAAGGTGCGGGCCACCCGGATCACGGAAGGCATGAAGCTCGCCGCCGCCGAGGCGCTGGCCGCCGTCGTCGCCGATGAGCTCAGCCCCGACCGGGTCATCCCCTCGCCGTTCGACGAGCGGGTCGCACCGGCCGTCACCGCCGCCGTCGCGGCCGCCGCCCGCGCCGAGGGCGTGGCCCGTCGCTGACCGCGCCGCCACCGGAGTAACCGGAGTCGTCCGCCAACGGGCCGGGCCCGCACCGCACACAGGTGCGGGCCCGGCCCGTTGTGGTGGCGCGGCACGGGGACGCCTGGCGCAGCGCGGGTGACGCGGCGCAGCGCGGGTGGCGCGGCGCAGCGCGGGTGGCGCGGCGCAGCGCGGGTGGCGCGGCGCAATACGGGCGGCGCCGTGCAACACGGATGACGCGGCACGGCGGCGCGGCGCGTGTCACACCCCTGCGCGGTACCGCAGCGCCCGGCCGCGGCCTACGTTGGGATCATGTTTGCTGCCTATGCCGCCCGCATCGACCGTGACCAGCCGCTGAACGGCCTCGAATTGGGGGAGCGCCCGGCCCCTGACGTACGCCCCGGCTGGACGACCGTCAACGTCAAGGCCGCCTCCCTCAACCACCACGACCTGTGGTCGCTGCGCGGGGTGGGGATCACCGAGGACAGCCTGCCGATGATCCTCGGCTGTGACGCCGCCGGAGTGGACGCGGACGGCAACGAGGTCGTCCTGCACTCCGTCATCGGGCAGACCGGCCACGGAGTCGGCGCCAGGGAGAAGCCCTCCATCCTCACCGAGCGCTACCAGGGCACCTTCGCCGAGCAGGTCACCGTCCCCTCCTGGAACGTGCTGCCCAAGCCGAAGGAGCTGTCCTTCGAGGAGGCGGCTTGTCTGCCGACCGCCTGGCTGACCGCGTACCGGATGCTGTTCACCAACGCGGGCGTACGGCCCGGGGACAGCGTCCTGGTGCAGGGCGCCGGCGGTGGCGTGGCGACCGCCGCCATCGTGCTGGGCGCCGCCGCGGGGCTGCGGGTCTTCGCCACCAGCCGGGACGAGGGAAAGCGCAAGCGCGCGCTGGAGCTGGGCGCCGAGGCGGTGTTCGCGACCGGTGAGCGGCTGCCGCAGCGGGTGGACGCGGTGATCGAGACGGTCGGCGCCGCCACCTGGTCGCACTCCGTCAAGTCGCTGCGCCCCGGCGGCAGTCTGGTCATTTCGGGCGCCACCAGCGGCTTCACCCCGAAGAGCGGGGAGCTCAACCGGATCTTCTTCCTGGAGCTGAAGATCGTCGGTTCCACGATGGGCAGCAAGGAGGAGCTGGCCTCGCTGCTCAGCTTCTGCGCGGCCAAGGGCATCCGGCCGGTCATCGATTCGACGCTGCCGCTGGACCGGGCGCGGGAGGGGTTCACGAAGATGGCGGAGGGCGAGCTGTTCGGCAAGGTCGTGCTGACGGTGTGACGTCTGGCGTGCGGTCCCTGCGGTGGCCGGCGTGATGTCGACGTCCCTTCGGTGCGTGGTGTGACGTCCCTTTGGTGTGTATTGGTGCGTGGTGTGACATCCCTTCGGCGAGGAGGCCGGGAAGAGTGCGGATCCTGCGGGCGGAGGGGCGCGCCGCCGCGCCGTGGAGCAACGGCGGCGGGGTGACCCGGGAGGTCGCCGTCCAGCCGCCGGGCTCCGGCTGGGACACCTTCGCCTGGCGGGTCAGCCTGGCGGACGTCACCCGGGACGGGCCGTACTCGCCGCTGCCCGGCGTCCGGCGGATCCTCACCGTCGTCGACGGCGCCGGGCTGGAGCTGACGGTGGACGGCACCGCGCAGCTCCTCCCGGAGCGCTACCGCCCGTTCGCCTTCCCCGGCGGTGCTGCCACCGACTCCCGGCTGCTGGACGGCCGCCCCGTCGTCAACCTCAATGTGATGCTCCGGGAGGGGCGGGCGGCGGCGACCGTGGAGATGGTGCGGGGGCGGGGGAGAGGGAGGGGGAGCCGGGTGGTGTGGCCGGCTGGTGGCGGTGCTGCCGATCGTGGCCGTGACGGGGACCGTGTCCGTGACCCCGACGAGGTCATGGTGGTGGCGGTCGAGGGGCGCGCCTGGCTCGGGGCGCCTGGCGCGTCTCTTGGGGAGCCCGGCGCATCTCCCGGGGTACCCGGCGCCCATGAGGCGCAGTTGGAGCGGTTCGATGCGGCGCTGCTGACGGCGCCGGACGCGGCCGCCGCGGCGTTGTGGACGGATGGCACCGCGGCGGTGATTGCCTTGTCCGCGACCGCGACCGCCCCTGACCGGCCTTAGTGCGCTCGCCCGTCCTTGGGCCTTCTGCCTTACCCCCTTTCGCCTTATGCCTCCCGCCGGCTGTCGGCGCTCCGTGCGTGTCAATGATGGTTGACAAGCTTCGCGTGTCAACGTAAATTGACAGCTATGACCGATGCAACGGATCTTGCCGAGCGGGCCGGTGACCGGGACCCCCGGGTCGGGCTCCGCGCCGTGGCCGCGCTCCGCCGGCTGCTGGAACAGCTCGAAGCCGTGCAGGTGCGCAGCGCCCGCGCGAAGGGCTGGTCGTGGCAGGAGATCGCGGCGGAGCTGGGTGTCAGCAGGCAGGCAGTGCACAAGAAGCACGGGAGGCGCTGATGTTCGAGAAGTTCACGGCCGACGCACGCGCGGTGGTGCGCGGCGCCGCGGAGCAGGCGGACCGCACGGGCAGCGGCACGGTCGGCGAACCGGAGCTACTGCTCGCGCTGCTGGAGCGCACGGACTCGCCGGCCGCCGGGGTGCTCGCGGCGCTCGGCGTCCATGCGCGGCGGGAGTCGGTGGCGGACGCCCTCGCGGCGGTGCGCCGGCGCGGCGGGGTGTCCACGGCCGACGCGGCGGCGCTGGCCGGGCTCGGGATCGATATCGACGAGGTCGTGACGCGGGTGGAACAGGCGCACGGGGTGGGTGCGCTGGCTGCCGACGGACGGGCCGGGCGCAGGAAGCGGACGCGCCGGCTGTTCACGGCGGAGGCGAAGTCCGTGCTGGAGCGCGCCCTGCGGATCGCCGCCGGACGCGGTGAGCGGTACCTCGGTGACGAGCATCTGCTGATGGCGCTGGCCGCCAGGCCCGGACCGGCCGCGGCGGTGCTCGCCGATCACGGGGTGACCTACGTCGAGGTGCTGCGGGCGCTGGGCGAGGAGCGGGGCCGGCGGGCGAGTTGAGGAAGCCCGGGGGCGGGCCCGTACGCGAGGGCGCGTCCCCGGGAGGGACTGCCCGGTGGGCGCGCTGCTGGGATGGGATGCCCGGCGGGCGCGTCACCACGGAGAGCGCGCGCCATGGGTAGCAAGCCCCCACGGGCGGGAAGCCCCCCCACGCGAAGCAAGCACTCCACGGGTGGCAAGGCCCCACCGGCAATCCCCCCGGGCAGCACGCGCCCTACGGATAGCCGACCTTCACCGTCCCGATGCCCAGCGTGCTGTGCCGGGGCAGGTAGCCGGCCTCGAACACCGCGCCCAGGAGGGGTTGGAGCAGCTGTGCCAGCCGTTCGGCACGTGAATGGCCCAGTGCCCGCCACGGGCCGGCAGCCAGCCGGTCCGTGGTCCGCTCGATCGCCTCGCGTTCCTTGCGGGCGCGCTCGGTCGCGGTGCCGTCCGGCGCGATCCAGCCGCGGGCGGCGAGGCGGTGCCGGGCGTCGCTCCACTCCTGTGCGCTCCAGCCGCGCCCCATGAAGTCGGCGGTCGGCGCGGCACCGATCGCGGCGAAGGACACCAGGGCCTCACAGGGGTCGAGTCCGCAGGTCAGCAGGGCCGCCAGATGGCCGTCGCCGCGGTGTTCGCGCAGTACCGTCGCGGCCTGCCAGAGCACCAGATGCGGTGCGTCCGGCCACGGCAGATCGCGGTTGGCGGCGGCCAGCGGGCGGGCGGCACAGCCGGCGTTCTCGGCGGCCTGGCGGGCGAGCCGGGCCGCGTCGGCGAGCTGCGCGGCGCTCAGCCGGCCGCCGGTCAGGGAGGTCAGCGCCCGGTCCATGGCCAGCAGTCGCGCGTCCAGCACCTTGGCCGGGTCCGCGACGGTCCAGATCCGCGGGAGGTGCCGGGCGATCAGCCGCGGACTGAAGGTGTAGTACGTCGCGGCCACCAGTTCAGGACCGGCGGCGCCCAGCGGAGCCGTGCGCCAGGCGAAGTAGCTGGGCCAGCGGGAGGACACGTCATGGCCGAGGTCGGCGGCGACCTGGCGGGCCTCGGGGGCGAAGTACAGCGTGGCGTGCAGTGGCTCCAGCAGGTGCCACATCCGGCGGGCGACCGAAAGGTATTCCGACATCGCTTTACCTCATGGCCTTCACGATGCGTGCGCAGACAGGGAGTGGGGCCGTGGTCGGGAACACGGTCACCGGCCCGCGGAATCGGGCAGCTGGGGCTCCCTGGAGCCCGGCGCCGGACGGAAAGCCGTGCGAAGTAGTGAGTTCCCCGATTACGCGGCGTGAATCCAGAGCGCAGATGGCAACTGTGCGTAGCCGAGGCCCGGTTGGGGGACCCGTTTCCGGCCGCCGTGGCCGCCGTGGTCGCCGTGGTCGCTGTGGCCTTCGTGGTCGGGCGGCTGCCGGACGTCCCTCCCGTACACCCGATATTCGATCGAGTCCGGGCGGTGCCTGTGCGTAGGGTGACCCGGCCGACGGCCCACGGGGGGTCGATGCATCTGAGGAGAGGAAGCAGCGGATGCCGTACCGAGGATGGGCCGACGAGGGGTACGGGGCCTTCGCGGACGAATTCGCCCGGAACTTCGCCGAGCGCGGTGAACTCGGCGCCGCCGCTGCCGTGTTCGTGGGCGGGCGCAAGGTCGTGGACCTGTGGGGCGGTGTCGCCGATGACCGGACCGGGCGGGAGTGGCAGGAGGACACCGTCCTTCCCGTCATGTCCCTCGCCAAGGCCGTCGTCAGCATCCTGGCCCATCTGCTGGCGCAGGACGGGCAGTTGGACCTCGACGCGCCGGTGGCCGCCTACTGGCCGGCGTTCGCCCGCCACGGCAAGGAGGAGATCACCACCCGGATGGTGCTCGCCCACACCGCCGGAATCCCGCTCGTCGAGCGGCAGTTGACGTTCGAGGAGCTGACCGCCTGGACGCCGGTGATCCGCGCCCTGGAGGAACAGAAGCCGCTCTGGGAGCCCGGTACCGCGTTCGAGTACCACGCCCATGCCTTCGGCTTCATCGTCGGGGAGGCGATCCGGCGCCTCACCGGCCGCACGCCCGGCCGCTTCTTCCGGGCGGCCATCGGTGACCCCCTGGGCCTGCGTACCTGGATCGGTATGCCGCAGGAGGAGGTGCCGCGGATGGCCCGCCTCGTCGAGGCGGAGGGACGGCCCCCGCTGCCGAGCGCCGATCTGCTGCCCATGCGGGCCGTGACGATGAACGGCGTCCTGCCCTTCCCCGGGCTCGACGATCCGCACGGCTACAACTCGCCCGCCCTGCTGACCGCCGAATTCCCCGGCGCGGGCGCGGTGTCGTCGGCGCGGAGCCTGGCGGCCCTGTACGCGGCGGTCGCCACCGGTCTGGACGGCGGGCCGCGACTGCTGACCGAGGGAACCGTCACCGACGCGGTCACCCAGCTGTCGGGCGGGCCTTCGTTCTCCGGCTTCCCGGACCTCGGCGCACGCTGGGGGACCGGCGTCCTCCTCGACTCGGCGTTCCGCCGGCTGCTCGGTCCGCGCTCCTTCGCGCACAGCGGTGCGGGCGGCCAATTCGCCTTCGGGGACGACGAGTTCGGGGTCGGGTTCGCGTACACCGCCAACCGGATGGGCGGCCCTGGTGACCAGCGGGTCGAGCGGCTCATCGGGGCGCTGCGGGAGTGCGTCGGGGCCCCGGAGGTCGCCTAGCGGGGCGGGCGCGCATCCGATGCGCGCCCGCCCCGGCCGCTCGGTGTCCCCCGGCTGCTCGGCGCCCCCGGCCGCCCGGTGGCCCCGGCCGCTCAGTCGCCCCCCCGCAGCGAAGCCCCGGTTCCGTCATCCCGGTCCGTGAAGGACCCGTCTCACTCGTCCCGGTCCGTGAAGGAGCCGTACTGCTCCGGATGACGCAGCAGCGCGCCGATGTGGGCGGCGGCCGTCGACAGCCGGCGGCGGGACTCCTTCAGCTGCTCGGCCGTGACGCCGTGATCGCGCGCCGCGTCCCGCAGGTCGTCGCGGAAGCGGTCCAGCAGCCGGTCGAAGTCGCGGGCGGGGTGGTCGCCGGCCGGTTCCTGCGCCCACTCCGGGGCCGGCGGAGCCCCTGCCGCCGGGCCCTCCCCGGCCTTCTCCTCGGTCAGGTCGACGCGCTCGACCGTCACCCGGGCCCCGCTGTCCGCGCCGCCCCGCCCGGCACCGTACGGTTCGTCGCCCTGCCCGGTCCCGTACGGTTCGTCGCCCCGGCCGGCCTCGCGCGGCTCCTCGCCCCGCCCGGTGCCCGACTGGCCGCCGGTGAAGCGCCCGACCTCGCGGGAGACCTCGGACAGCGCCTCGCGCACCGCCCCCGACCAGTCGCCGGACCGCACCGCCCCCTGGGTCTGCTCCTGTACGCGCTTGATGACCCGCTGGACCTCCTCGCGCGCGAACACCTGGGCGTCCCTGGCCTGCTTACGGGCCCGCTGGGCGTCCTGCCGGGCGCGCCGGCTCTCCTCCTTGGCCCGACGGGCCTGCTCCTTCCACTCCTCCTTGGCGCGCCGGAACTCCTCCTTCGCCTGCCGCCAGGACTCCTTTTCGCCGAAGACGGCGTCGAAGTAGTCGGGGGCCTCCGGGAAGGGCCGTTCGGCGGTGTCCCGCGCGGCGTCCGCCGGCCCCCCGCCGTTCCGTCCGGCCTTCCCTGACCCTCCCGCGTCCTTGCGGGCCTGCTGGGCGGCCTCCCGGATCTCGCGGCGCAGATCCCGCGCCGAACCGCTCACGTCCTCCCGGATGTCGGAGGCCAGTGCGGCGACCGACTCCCGGATCTCCAGTTCGAGATCCGCCAACTCGCCACCGCGGTCGGCGAGTTCGGCCCTTCCGGCATCGGTGATCGAGTAGACCTTGCGGCCGCCCTCGGTCGCATGTGTCACCAGGCCCTCGGCCTCCAGCTTGGCCAGCCGGGGGTAGACCGTGCCGGCGGAGGGGGCGTAGAGCCCCTGGAAACGTTCCTCCA is a genomic window of Streptomyces sp. Edi2 containing:
- a CDS encoding NADP-dependent malic enzyme yields the protein MAAEIVNPRSDSNTGAGAGSAPDDAFDPAFALHRGGKMAIQATVPVRDKDDLSLAYTPGVAKVCSAIAEQPELVYDYTWKSQVVAVVTDGTAVLGLGDIGPEASLPVMEGKAILFKQFGGVDAVPIALGTTDTDEIIETVVRMAPSFGGVNLEDISAPRCFEIERRLQERLDIPVFHDDQHGTAVVTLAALRNAAKLTDRSLGQLRAVISGAGAAGVAIAKILIEAGIGDVAVCDRKGIVSTDRGDLTDVKRDVAGFTNKGRLTGSLEDALDGADVFIGVSGGTVPEEAVAKMAKDSLIFAMANPTPEIHPEVAHKYAAVVATGRSDYPNQINNVLAFPGIFAGAMKVRATRITEGMKLAAAEALAAVVADELSPDRVIPSPFDERVAPAVTAAVAAAARAEGVARR
- a CDS encoding zinc-binding dehydrogenase, with amino-acid sequence MFAAYAARIDRDQPLNGLELGERPAPDVRPGWTTVNVKAASLNHHDLWSLRGVGITEDSLPMILGCDAAGVDADGNEVVLHSVIGQTGHGVGAREKPSILTERYQGTFAEQVTVPSWNVLPKPKELSFEEAACLPTAWLTAYRMLFTNAGVRPGDSVLVQGAGGGVATAAIVLGAAAGLRVFATSRDEGKRKRALELGAEAVFATGERLPQRVDAVIETVGAATWSHSVKSLRPGGSLVISGATSGFTPKSGELNRIFFLELKIVGSTMGSKEELASLLSFCAAKGIRPVIDSTLPLDRAREGFTKMAEGELFGKVVLTV
- a CDS encoding HutD family protein — protein: MRILRAEGRAAAPWSNGGGVTREVAVQPPGSGWDTFAWRVSLADVTRDGPYSPLPGVRRILTVVDGAGLELTVDGTAQLLPERYRPFAFPGGAATDSRLLDGRPVVNLNVMLREGRAAATVEMVRGRGRGRGSRVVWPAGGGAADRGRDGDRVRDPDEVMVVAVEGRAWLGAPGASLGEPGASPGVPGAHEAQLERFDAALLTAPDAAAAALWTDGTAAVIALSATATAPDRP
- a CDS encoding helix-turn-helix domain-containing protein, producing the protein MTDATDLAERAGDRDPRVGLRAVAALRRLLEQLEAVQVRSARAKGWSWQEIAAELGVSRQAVHKKHGRR
- a CDS encoding Clp protease N-terminal domain-containing protein, whose translation is MFEKFTADARAVVRGAAEQADRTGSGTVGEPELLLALLERTDSPAAGVLAALGVHARRESVADALAAVRRRGGVSTADAAALAGLGIDIDEVVTRVEQAHGVGALAADGRAGRRKRTRRLFTAEAKSVLERALRIAAGRGERYLGDEHLLMALAARPGPAAAVLADHGVTYVEVLRALGEERGRRAS
- a CDS encoding serine hydrolase domain-containing protein, which translates into the protein MPYRGWADEGYGAFADEFARNFAERGELGAAAAVFVGGRKVVDLWGGVADDRTGREWQEDTVLPVMSLAKAVVSILAHLLAQDGQLDLDAPVAAYWPAFARHGKEEITTRMVLAHTAGIPLVERQLTFEELTAWTPVIRALEEQKPLWEPGTAFEYHAHAFGFIVGEAIRRLTGRTPGRFFRAAIGDPLGLRTWIGMPQEEVPRMARLVEAEGRPPLPSADLLPMRAVTMNGVLPFPGLDDPHGYNSPALLTAEFPGAGAVSSARSLAALYAAVATGLDGGPRLLTEGTVTDAVTQLSGGPSFSGFPDLGARWGTGVLLDSAFRRLLGPRSFAHSGAGGQFAFGDDEFGVGFAYTANRMGGPGDQRVERLIGALRECVGAPEVA
- a CDS encoding helix-turn-helix transcriptional regulator codes for the protein MPPVFAHGRLRLYLLKLLDEAPRHGYEIIRLLEERFQGLYAPSAGTVYPRLAKLEAEGLVTHATEGGRKVYSITDAGRAELADRGGELADLELEIRESVAALASDIREDVSGSARDLRREIREAAQQARKDAGGSGKAGRNGGGPADAARDTAERPFPEAPDYFDAVFGEKESWRQAKEEFRRAKEEWKEQARRAKEESRRARQDAQRARKQARDAQVFAREEVQRVIKRVQEQTQGAVRSGDWSGAVREALSEVSREVGRFTGGQSGTGRGEEPREAGRGDEPYGTGQGDEPYGAGRGGADSGARVTVERVDLTEEKAGEGPAAGAPPAPEWAQEPAGDHPARDFDRLLDRFRDDLRDAARDHGVTAEQLKESRRRLSTAAAHIGALLRHPEQYGSFTDRDE